The following proteins come from a genomic window of Haloplanus salinus:
- a CDS encoding DUF555 domain-containing protein: protein MNRSEQYWVTLSVPWLVRGAHAVQDAINIAVSEVGTRVNEADTTHVDHCDISIQTLSCTTCGTPMEAVLIVAETALVGLTLECTVTARSTEDAEQTSRRELGTAFDDTPLVLVGTVRADPHPEEE, encoded by the coding sequence ATGAATCGCTCCGAACAGTACTGGGTAACGCTGTCGGTCCCGTGGCTCGTCCGAGGAGCCCACGCGGTACAGGACGCGATCAACATCGCCGTCAGTGAGGTCGGAACACGGGTGAACGAAGCGGATACCACACACGTCGATCACTGCGATATCAGCATCCAGACGCTCTCCTGTACGACCTGTGGGACGCCAATGGAGGCGGTGCTCATCGTGGCCGAGACAGCGCTCGTTGGGCTCACGCTCGAGTGTACCGTCACAGCACGATCAACCGAGGACGCCGAACAGACCAGCCGACGTGAACTCGGGACGGCATTCGACGACACACCGCTCGTCCTGGTCGGGACTGTCAGAGCGGACCCCCACCCAGAGGAGGAGTGA
- a CDS encoding type II toxin-antitoxin system VapC family toxin, whose amino-acid sequence MADPVETPIGTVTAEHFRPGSIRHQAVCGPKFLYALFNPQDHMHPVSRAFMAFVRDGDLPYRRLIVNDHIVDEAATRLKKQASMRNAATFLTTLDKSDLYQLESVTPEVFSDATDTFIEWTDLDASLTDFIVASHMAELEVDHILTYDRHYDAFDVTTLPYRRHE is encoded by the coding sequence ATGGCAGACCCAGTTGAGACACCGATTGGGACGGTCACTGCTGAACACTTTCGACCGGGTTCGATTCGTCATCAGGCCGTCTGTGGCCCGAAGTTCCTCTATGCGCTGTTCAATCCGCAGGATCATATGCACCCCGTCTCACGTGCATTCATGGCGTTCGTCCGCGACGGCGATCTCCCATATCGGCGACTGATCGTGAACGATCACATCGTCGATGAAGCTGCTACCCGACTCAAAAAACAGGCGTCGATGCGAAACGCAGCGACGTTTCTGACGACGCTCGATAAGAGTGATCTCTATCAACTCGAATCAGTTACTCCAGAGGTATTCAGTGATGCGACAGACACGTTCATCGAGTGGACCGACCTCGATGCATCCTTGACTGACTTCATCGTCGCGTCACACATGGCCGAGCTAGAGGTTGATCACATCCTCACGTACGACCGGCATTATGACGCCTTCGACGTGACGACGCTCCCCTATCGGAGACACGAGTGA
- a CDS encoding DUF7437 domain-containing protein: MPDDTRHVNGATARDLLSVATLLEDPQLAGLYAYLYREEPVTVREVMNALDFSRETTQTLLSRLEEMGTVETLTDDEPQKYRAASIELSLSADQGDRTYTVTPALIDAVGRRTADGDIDTYIDRHGLAGLATALIYAVDREQSRVTHRLMARNLDIAPLEAEIILQALRPVVHDHFEIEVTDSGDVFESESNAP; encoded by the coding sequence ATGCCTGACGACACACGCCATGTGAATGGAGCAACAGCCAGGGACCTCCTCTCAGTTGCGACTCTCCTCGAGGATCCACAGCTGGCGGGTCTGTACGCGTACCTCTATCGTGAAGAGCCTGTGACTGTTCGCGAGGTCATGAACGCGCTCGACTTCTCTCGGGAGACCACTCAGACGTTACTGTCTCGGCTCGAAGAGATGGGCACAGTTGAGACGCTTACTGATGACGAGCCACAGAAGTACCGAGCGGCCAGTATTGAGCTCTCATTGTCCGCGGATCAGGGCGATCGAACCTACACAGTGACGCCGGCGTTGATCGACGCTGTCGGCAGACGAACTGCAGACGGTGATATCGATACGTACATCGACCGTCACGGACTCGCTGGGCTTGCGACGGCGCTCATCTATGCTGTCGATCGGGAGCAATCCAGAGTGACACATCGGCTGATGGCCCGTAATCTGGATATCGCCCCGCTGGAAGCCGAGATCATTCTGCAAGCACTTCGTCCAGTCGTCCACGACCACTTCGAGATCGAGGTCACAGACAGTGGCGATGTATTTGAGTCCGAAAGCAACGCCCCGTGA
- a CDS encoding ABC transporter substrate-binding protein, giving the protein MDPVGCLSFDTPPERWVANAGIYCDMGVALDLTDRLTGIGSPRRFYTGYYDQLPGVTLNKDDYPALARGTRMPKESFYAADADVHLIDPVWLINTFSWTRADVREITENVGPFFGNYIRERHDAWHDYRYYGLWEAFAKVAALFGRESRYEKLDAIRRDLTEAVRSRLPDERREVLLLRPLGIPPRAYFPQYLDDSVSDYQWGVVEVRDVLEGSGVPRWGTRIDYEGIAELDPEVIVMETQFADDFVLEDSFREYILGVMRDDPVAREVTAVENGDVYAGGINYQGPLASLFQVEHAAQATYPDEFAGDRLFDRDRVASAVTGEN; this is encoded by the coding sequence ATGGACCCGGTTGGGTGTTTGTCCTTCGATACGCCACCGGAGCGATGGGTCGCTAACGCAGGTATCTACTGCGACATGGGTGTCGCGCTGGATCTGACGGATCGCCTCACCGGGATCGGGTCGCCACGACGGTTCTACACCGGCTACTACGACCAACTTCCCGGCGTGACGCTCAACAAGGATGACTACCCGGCGCTGGCTCGGGGCACCCGAATGCCCAAGGAGTCGTTCTACGCAGCCGACGCCGACGTCCACCTCATCGACCCCGTCTGGCTGATAAATACGTTCAGTTGGACCCGGGCCGACGTCCGGGAGATCACGGAGAACGTCGGCCCGTTTTTCGGGAACTACATCCGCGAGCGACACGACGCTTGGCACGACTACCGCTATTACGGCCTCTGGGAGGCCTTCGCGAAGGTCGCGGCTCTCTTCGGCCGCGAGTCGCGGTACGAGAAACTGGACGCCATCCGCCGTGACCTGACCGAGGCAGTCCGGTCACGCCTGCCCGACGAGCGCCGCGAAGTGTTGCTTCTCCGCCCGCTCGGCATCCCGCCACGGGCGTACTTCCCGCAGTATCTGGACGATTCCGTCTCCGACTACCAGTGGGGCGTCGTCGAGGTCCGTGATGTCTTGGAGGGGAGTGGCGTCCCCCGATGGGGCACGCGAATCGATTACGAGGGCATCGCGGAACTCGACCCTGAAGTCATCGTCATGGAGACGCAGTTCGCCGACGACTTCGTTCTCGAGGACTCGTTCCGGGAGTACATTTTGGGGGTAATGCGCGACGATCCGGTGGCACGTGAGGTCACCGCCGTCGAGAACGGGGATGTCTACGCGGGCGGCATCAACTATCAGGGGCCGCTCGCCTCCCTGTTCCAGGTCGAACACGCCGCGCAGGCCACCTATCCCGACGAGTTCGCCGGGGACCGCCTGTTCGACCGTGATCGGGTCGCATCCGCCGTCACGGGGGAGAACTGA
- a CDS encoding FecCD family ABC transporter permease, with product MAEPAGDSTGAVAAPGRFAWITGGLLSVVVGSIAVVLGATTLQLSFGAYGITPVDAWRALLNPDVVLKGAAWRAFLLGTTVPEFDTGTLVVWTIRLPRVLVGALVGLNLAVSGAILQAITRNELASPFVLGVSSGAGLAVLLTVVVFTGLLPYLPLFAAVGGGLAFFIVYLIAWQGGTSPVRLVLAGVIVSSVFGSVQTGLFLLIEDVGVVQSVVAWTTGSLVGTDWAQVRMILPWTVVATAGALLGSRQLNVLSLGERTASSLGMSVERVRFALSGVAVLAAAASVAAAGIVGFVGLVVPHIVRRIVGTDHRRLLVGCAFAGPALLTAADAGARLALSPAQVPVGIVTGLVGGPYFLYLMRKHGEFGGF from the coding sequence ATGGCCGAACCGGCCGGTGACAGTACTGGGGCGGTCGCAGCGCCTGGGCGGTTTGCTTGGATCACTGGGGGCCTACTCAGTGTGGTCGTCGGAAGCATCGCGGTCGTCCTCGGCGCGACGACGCTCCAGTTGAGTTTCGGCGCGTACGGCATCACCCCGGTCGACGCCTGGAGGGCGCTATTGAACCCCGACGTGGTCCTGAAGGGTGCCGCCTGGCGGGCGTTCCTGCTGGGCACTACAGTCCCGGAGTTCGACACGGGAACGCTCGTCGTCTGGACCATTCGTCTGCCCCGTGTGCTCGTTGGGGCACTGGTAGGCCTGAACCTCGCTGTTTCAGGGGCGATCCTCCAGGCTATCACCCGGAACGAACTCGCCAGCCCGTTCGTTCTCGGCGTGTCGTCGGGAGCGGGTCTGGCGGTCCTGCTGACCGTCGTCGTGTTTACTGGCCTCCTGCCATATCTGCCGCTTTTCGCCGCCGTTGGCGGCGGGCTGGCCTTCTTCATCGTCTACCTCATCGCGTGGCAGGGCGGGACTAGCCCCGTCCGCTTGGTACTGGCTGGCGTCATCGTCAGCAGCGTGTTCGGGTCGGTCCAGACGGGCCTGTTCCTGCTCATTGAGGATGTTGGCGTCGTCCAGAGCGTCGTCGCGTGGACGACCGGTTCCCTCGTCGGGACCGACTGGGCGCAAGTCCGAATGATCCTGCCGTGGACAGTTGTGGCGACGGCCGGCGCGCTTCTCGGTTCACGCCAGCTGAACGTCCTCTCGCTGGGCGAGCGCACCGCATCGTCGCTCGGGATGTCCGTCGAGCGAGTGCGGTTCGCACTCTCGGGCGTCGCCGTCCTCGCGGCCGCCGCCAGCGTCGCCGCAGCGGGTATCGTTGGCTTCGTCGGCCTCGTCGTCCCACACATCGTCCGTCGCATCGTCGGAACCGACCATCGGCGCCTTCTCGTGGGGTGTGCGTTCGCCGGGCCGGCGCTGCTGACGGCGGCCGACGCCGGCGCTCGCCTCGCCCTCAGTCCGGCGCAGGTGCCGGTCGGCATCGTGACCGGCCTCGTCGGCGGACCGTACTTCCTCTATCTCATGCGCAAGCACGGGGAGTTCGGAGGGTTCTGA